A region of the Drosophila subobscura isolate 14011-0131.10 chromosome J, UCBerk_Dsub_1.0, whole genome shotgun sequence genome:
ATCGTTTGTTGTCTGCTACATTTATTTCTCTTgccatttgattttcattccattccatttcatttttattttcttttcatagCAATTAGCAAGTCAAAAGGAAACAAGTTGTCCTGTCCAACTGCCCAGTTCCAGGTCGAGTTTTTGTTGCCCATTTGGCATTTACCCAACAGCGACGTCGTCGGAGATGGGCCAAAAACGTGCCCTGACCCACCATAGATTATCCGTTCGATTCCTGTGAATTATGGGACTCGAACTCTACTCTGCAATTAACGAAAGTTTAGCTGGGCTTTGCTTGACTGCAGTTTGAGTTGCCCAAAGGGATTTTGGTGGCAGATTTATCCGCACAATCCGACAGGGGGGCGTATGCGTAGTGCCAGTTAGCCTATGGCCAAACGAAAGTTGTAGCCCCAAAATGTTGCTTCCTAATTAGACAATTTCTCTATTACTGCAGAGAATTCGCGGGAGCAGCTGCAACCAAAAGTCTCTTTGGCAGTCTTTGCCTTTCACAAAGATCTATCTGTTCACACAATTACAGCTGTAACTAATCAAAAGGGCATTGATTTTTATGAACTGTTGAGCATCCCAAATGGAAGACCTGAACGTGGACGATGGCCCCcagccgatgccgatgccgatggcgatgacgatggcgTCACCTGCTGTTCAAatctttgcatttgcagtgaAACGTGCTGCAAAAAAGTGGagaagaaaactgaaaaagactgaagaaaaacaacaacccaaaaaaaacgtTAACCATCATGatgcaagagagaaagaaagttGCAACTCGTGCCTCATAAACGGCAATCTCCGGACAGAGCCAAACCCATGAAAAATCTCAGCCACCAAAGCACCAAGCACCAagcaccgaaaaaaaagggaCCCAGGCGCCTGGGTCAGGCCAATCCAATCGAGGCAGCCCCCCGAGTCACGTTAGGGCATGGTTAGCCAACCGCCGACAGAGATCGCCGCCTGAGATGGAGTTTTGGGCATCCATCCATAATGTGCATATTGCTGTTGAGTCTTTTTCGCTTTGCGGTTTTTCCGAttctgtgttttcttttttgcttttgtttttgtatcgAGTGCTCGCTTTTTGACACTAAATTGCCTTGACTAAATCCATGTCCCAGGtccatggcagcggcagcggcggctatGGCTTTTACCTCTAACGAAGTGTGAAAGATGCCTGGTctttgattcgatttgattgcCCAACTGTGGCATGCACCATACCACACGCTGCTGGAAGGttcgtttttgctgctgctgctgctgctgctgcttgcaccGTGAAGATGTAGTTAACAACGTGACTATGtaatcagcatcagcttcagccacttgccactgccagtgcagcagcagcgctagGAAGTTGCTCCGCTTCGAGCTTTCAATCGCCGCTGCCACAAAGTGCAAATGATTTTCACCCCGGCCACACCTCCTGGTCAGCCATTCGGACAACCCCCACTGACACGGCTGTCGTTTCGTTACGTTtctaatcaaattaatttcggcAGCAACTCATGACCACGTGTCCGGTCAGGATGGCATTTGGCTACCTCTtactctgcctctggctgctcctacagattgcgcatacgcagcgcGTGATGGCCGCATATATTGAAACTTATAATGATTATGGGCACAACCACGATGAGCAAAGGGTAAGTGTGGGAACAGCAACTCCGTCCACAAAGACATGACTCTGCTTCCACTCCACACAGCTCCACTACTCGCATCAATATCACATTTCCGATCTGCAGAGCCAAGTGCACATTCTGCACCGAGAACAGCGGAGGGGAGATCATGTCCTGGGCACATACAGCCACCTGGAGCCTGGCGGATACATACGCAGCGTTCACTATGAAGTGTGCGGACCCCATCGTGGCTTCAAGGCTGTCATTCAGCAGCGAACGGCGCACAGTCGAGTGCATCAGTCCCTGGAGCTGCGGCGCAAGCAACCGCCTcgggccctggccctggcgcAGCCTGTGGCATTTGTGGTTTAAACCGGACCGGACCCCGCACAAACTGGGTACTCTACCTAAACCTCATTTTACGCATCCCAcagtaaacaacaaaatgtttaattgtCTTTCAATGATTTCGCTGTTAAGTGAATTCCGAacttgaaatttaaattgatttcggGTGCTTCGCACATGTAATTTGAGCGCAAAAATTGTATGAATTATAAAATGTACATTGCACATGCATAATTTTAGATTGTA
Encoded here:
- the LOC117895476 gene encoding cuticle protein 7, translated to MTTCPVRMAFGYLLLCLWLLLQIAHTQRVMAAYIETYNDYGHNHDEQRLHYSHQYHISDLQSQVHILHREQRRGDHVLGTYSHLEPGGYIRSVHYEVCGPHRGFKAVIQQRTAHSRVHQSLELRRKQPPRALALAQPVAFVV